Proteins encoded by one window of Chryseobacterium sp. POL2:
- a CDS encoding inorganic phosphate transporter, producing MDFPILLIVIIALALIFDYINGFHDAANSIATIVSTKVLTPFQAVLWAAVWNFAAFFIAAYIIGEFKIGNTIAKTVNENYINLEVIFAGLIAAIAWNLLTWWFGIPSSSSHTLIGGFIGAALMHALALDYQAVSAAHPDYSTVKVLGEAFKQLFSQDVVKFKVVIPIFLFIFLAPLIGMIISIIITLIIIQVYKRSNPHKAERQFKKMQLVSSALFSLGHGLNDAQKVMGIIGAAVIYYHVNVLNDQYALLESSERFNFFTEHYIWVPLVSFLAIALGTMSGGWKIIKTMGTRITKVTPLEGVSAETAGAITLFITDHFGIPVSTTHTVTGSIIGVGLTKRISAVRWGVTVSLLWAWILTIPISAIVAGITYLMVIAF from the coding sequence ATGGATTTTCCAATTTTACTGATTGTTATTATTGCATTAGCTTTAATATTTGATTATATCAACGGGTTTCACGATGCAGCTAACTCTATTGCAACCATCGTTTCCACAAAAGTATTAACCCCGTTTCAGGCCGTATTATGGGCCGCAGTTTGGAACTTTGCTGCTTTCTTTATTGCAGCTTATATTATTGGCGAGTTTAAAATTGGTAACACCATTGCCAAAACGGTCAACGAAAATTATATCAACCTGGAAGTGATTTTTGCGGGACTTATCGCGGCAATTGCTTGGAATCTTTTAACATGGTGGTTTGGGATCCCGTCCTCATCGTCTCATACCTTAATTGGTGGATTTATCGGAGCTGCTTTGATGCATGCTTTGGCTTTAGATTATCAAGCGGTAAGTGCAGCGCATCCAGATTATTCGACGGTGAAAGTTTTGGGAGAAGCTTTTAAACAACTCTTTTCGCAAGATGTTGTGAAGTTTAAGGTTGTTATTCCTATTTTTCTATTTATTTTCTTGGCACCTTTAATCGGTATGATAATTTCAATTATCATTACCCTCATTATCATTCAGGTATATAAGAGATCAAATCCTCACAAAGCTGAAAGACAATTTAAGAAAATGCAGTTGGTATCTTCAGCGTTATTCAGTCTTGGACATGGTCTTAATGATGCTCAAAAAGTTATGGGGATCATCGGGGCAGCGGTTATCTATTACCATGTTAATGTACTTAATGACCAATATGCTTTATTGGAATCTAGCGAGCGTTTCAACTTCTTTACAGAACATTATATTTGGGTACCTTTGGTATCGTTCTTAGCAATTGCTTTGGGGACGATGAGCGGTGGTTGGAAGATCATCAAAACCATGGGAACGCGTATCACAAAAGTAACGCCTTTGGAAGGTGTAAGTGCTGAAACAGCAGGTGCAATTACATTATTTATTACAGACCACTTTGGTATTCCTGTTTCTACAACGCACACGGTGACAGGTTCTATCATTGGGGTTGGTTTGACAAAAAGAATTTCTGCTGTACGTTGGGGTGTTACGGTAAGTCTTCTTTGGGCTTGGATTTTAACAATTCCTATTAGTGCCATTGTTGCAGGGATTACTTATCTTATGGTTATTGCATTCTAA